A single Vanacampus margaritifer isolate UIUO_Vmar chromosome 7, RoL_Vmar_1.0, whole genome shotgun sequence DNA region contains:
- the LOC144055200 gene encoding malate dehydrogenase, cytoplasmic-like isoform X2, with amino-acid sequence MADPIRVVVTGAAGQIAYALLYSIAKGDVFGKEQPIILVLLDIPPMLPVLDGVVMELQDCALPLLREVIPTDKVEVGFKDIDAAILVGSMPRKEGMERKDLLKANVAIFKTQGAALDKFAKKTVKVLVVGNPANTNCLIASKSAPSIPKENFSCLTRLDHNRASSQVALRCGVPSDKVKNVIIWGNHSSTQYPDVHHAKVNVRGAEAAAYDCVKDDAWLRGAFISTVQQRGAAVIKARKLSSAMSAAKAICDHMRDLWFGTKEGEFVSMGVHAGGNSYGIPEDLIYSFPVQIKNQSWKMVDGLSINDFSRAKMDATAAELVEERDTALDFLSQ; translated from the exons ATG GCTGATCCCATCCGAGTTGTGGTGACCGGCGCGGCCGGACAGATCGCCTACGCGCTGCTCTACAGCATCGCGAAGGGCGACGTCTTTGGGAAGGAGCAG ccCATCATCCTGGTGCTGCTGGACATCCCGCCCATGCTGCCGGTGCTGGACGGCGTTGTGATGGAGCTTCAGGACTGCGCCCTCCCGCTGCTGAGGG AGGTGATCCCCACCGACAAGGTGGAGGTGGGCTTCAAGGACATCGACGCCGCCATCTTGGTGGGCTCCATGCCCAGGAAGGAGGGCATGGAGAGGAAGGACCTGCTCAAGGCCAACGTGGCCATCTTCAAGACGCAGGGCGCCGCCCTGGACAAGTTTGCCAAGAAGACGGTCAAG GTTCTGGTGGTGGGCAACCCGGCCAACACCAACTGCCTCATTGCCTCCAAGTCGGCTCCGTCCATCCCCAAGGAGAACTTCTCCTGCCTGACCCGGCTGGACCACAACCGTGCCTCCTCGCAG GTGGCGCTGCGCTGCGGCGTGCCCTCGGACAAGGTGAAGAACGTCATCATCTGGGGGAACCACTCCTCCACGCAGTACCCGGACGTTCACCACGCCAAGGTCAACGTGCGCGGCGCCGAGGCGGCCGCGTACGACTGCGTCAAGGACGACGCCTGGCTCAGGGGAGCCTTCATCTCG ACGGTGCAGCAGCGCGGCGCCGCCGTCATCAAGGCCAGGAAGCTGTCCAGCGCCATGTCGGCCGCCAAGGCCATCTGCGACCACATGAGGGACCTCTGGTTCGGCACCAAGGAG GGCGAGTTTGTGTCCATGGGCGTGCACGCTGGAGGAAACTCTTACGGCATTCCTGAAGATCTCATCTACTCCTTCCCCGTCCAGATCAAA aaCCAGAGCTGGAAAATGGTGGACGGCCTCAGCATCAACGACTTCTCCCGGGCCAAAATGGACGCCACTGCCGCCGAGCTGGTAGAGGAGCGAGACACCGCCCTGGACTTCCTGTCCCAATGA
- the LOC144055200 gene encoding malate dehydrogenase, cytoplasmic-like isoform X1: protein MLTLLTSMYLVARAFSSQADPIRVVVTGAAGQIAYALLYSIAKGDVFGKEQPIILVLLDIPPMLPVLDGVVMELQDCALPLLREVIPTDKVEVGFKDIDAAILVGSMPRKEGMERKDLLKANVAIFKTQGAALDKFAKKTVKVLVVGNPANTNCLIASKSAPSIPKENFSCLTRLDHNRASSQVALRCGVPSDKVKNVIIWGNHSSTQYPDVHHAKVNVRGAEAAAYDCVKDDAWLRGAFISTVQQRGAAVIKARKLSSAMSAAKAICDHMRDLWFGTKEGEFVSMGVHAGGNSYGIPEDLIYSFPVQIKNQSWKMVDGLSINDFSRAKMDATAAELVEERDTALDFLSQ from the exons ATGTTGACGCTGCTGACCTCCATGTATCTAGTGGCGCGGGCCTTTTCGTCACAG GCTGATCCCATCCGAGTTGTGGTGACCGGCGCGGCCGGACAGATCGCCTACGCGCTGCTCTACAGCATCGCGAAGGGCGACGTCTTTGGGAAGGAGCAG ccCATCATCCTGGTGCTGCTGGACATCCCGCCCATGCTGCCGGTGCTGGACGGCGTTGTGATGGAGCTTCAGGACTGCGCCCTCCCGCTGCTGAGGG AGGTGATCCCCACCGACAAGGTGGAGGTGGGCTTCAAGGACATCGACGCCGCCATCTTGGTGGGCTCCATGCCCAGGAAGGAGGGCATGGAGAGGAAGGACCTGCTCAAGGCCAACGTGGCCATCTTCAAGACGCAGGGCGCCGCCCTGGACAAGTTTGCCAAGAAGACGGTCAAG GTTCTGGTGGTGGGCAACCCGGCCAACACCAACTGCCTCATTGCCTCCAAGTCGGCTCCGTCCATCCCCAAGGAGAACTTCTCCTGCCTGACCCGGCTGGACCACAACCGTGCCTCCTCGCAG GTGGCGCTGCGCTGCGGCGTGCCCTCGGACAAGGTGAAGAACGTCATCATCTGGGGGAACCACTCCTCCACGCAGTACCCGGACGTTCACCACGCCAAGGTCAACGTGCGCGGCGCCGAGGCGGCCGCGTACGACTGCGTCAAGGACGACGCCTGGCTCAGGGGAGCCTTCATCTCG ACGGTGCAGCAGCGCGGCGCCGCCGTCATCAAGGCCAGGAAGCTGTCCAGCGCCATGTCGGCCGCCAAGGCCATCTGCGACCACATGAGGGACCTCTGGTTCGGCACCAAGGAG GGCGAGTTTGTGTCCATGGGCGTGCACGCTGGAGGAAACTCTTACGGCATTCCTGAAGATCTCATCTACTCCTTCCCCGTCCAGATCAAA aaCCAGAGCTGGAAAATGGTGGACGGCCTCAGCATCAACGACTTCTCCCGGGCCAAAATGGACGCCACTGCCGCCGAGCTGGTAGAGGAGCGAGACACCGCCCTGGACTTCCTGTCCCAATGA